In Setaria italica strain Yugu1 chromosome IX, Setaria_italica_v2.0, whole genome shotgun sequence, the genomic stretch CACAAACAAGAACCGGCCCACACGAACCTTCGCCTAGCTCCACACGTGTGCAGCGCGCTGGCCTGCCTCACCCCTTCACGGTTCCCAGTTCCCACATGAGACAATCACAACACTACTCtactcgccgcccgcgccgctcccccACCCCGCACGCTTCTCttctctccccttctccctcgccTCCGATGGCGACGCTGCAGCTCAACCACATCGCGCGGGAGACCTCCGACGTGCCCCGCCTCGCGGCCTTCTACGAGGCCGTGCTGGGGTTCGAGCGTGTGCCTTCCCCCAACTACTCGGGCTTCCAGGTCGCCTGGCTCCGCCTCCCGAAATCGCCCGACGTCGCGCTCCACCTCATCGAGCGGGACCCCGCCGCGGCACCCGTCGCGGTGGGGCCCGGCGCCgagggcgcgccgccgtcgcagcTGCCCCGGCGCCACCACCTGGCCTTCTCCGTCGCCGACTACGACGGGTTCGTGACCGGGCTCAAGGCGCGCGGCACCGAGCTGTTCGAGAAGACGCAGCCCGACGGGCGCACGCGCCAGGTCTTCTTCTTCGACCCCGACGGTGAGACATGCCACAGCACGTATGGTGTTTAAGCATAGTTCAGATGCAGTCCCTATTGCCTAAGGCTTGCTAGTTGCTTGGATCTAAGTCCATGAGTTGTGCTATTTGTACAACCTGTGTATTATGATCTTCTGAAAATTTGTAGAATTGTTAGGATTGTGCATGTTGTATGGCCTACTTATAGAATAAGTAATTGGTGCTAACTTGGCTTTTAAGTTATAATAATGTtcttcacaaaaaaaaagttacaatAATGTTAGTTTTCCCCCTGGGATTTTGGCTAGAGCTATGCATTTTCTTGCACCATATGCATAGTAATAAGGTTGCTTTGCTGTTGACAACCAGATAATGCCCGCAACTAAGCTATGCAGTGTGTATCTGATTATGATCAAATCCATTAGGGTGTAGTAATGTAATGTTCAATTGCCCTTTCTTGTGTACTTTCTGGTCAAGGTGTTGCACTTACTTGCACATGTGCTGTTGCCAATCTTAAGCCCTAACTGACTAGGTTCTTCTAAGAGTAGTAAACGTGCTTGGAATTTGGAAACAGGGTTATGATTCCTGAAAACTGGGTACTGCTTTGTTACCTCTTACCTGGTATCTGTTTTGCACTAGTAAAAGATGTGAACTATTGACTATAGATAGCAAACATGTCAGGGTTTAGGGGTAGTTAGTGATTTGCAGACAGAGCTGAGCCAGAAAATAGATTGGTTTTTGCTTTTATCTGGTTAACCATGCTCTGTGTATGGTGAAACACTTAATTGGTTTGGAAGAATGTTGCCGTTTAAATAAAAACAGTGTAAAAGGGTGCCAGACCATCAATAACTCAGACTTAGTTCGGAGCTACTTAAAAATCATGTCCTGATTCCTGAAGAGTTTGGCAAACAGACCTGACTAAAACCATGTCCTGAATAGCTTGGCAACTGCTTCTCTTTCAGAGAAGACaactgtttttttaaaaaaatattgtaaaactTATTGTGAGACACGAGTGTCAATTGTGAGACCATCAATAACGCAGACTTTGCATATTAGTCAATTCGTCAATGATTTTCTTTCACTTATAACTTGGTACTGCTCTGTACAGCACTGTCACATCCTATAATGTTATTACTAGCTTGGTTCTTGCATTCGGAATTTTATTGATTGTCAAGCAGTAGTCAGTCACCTTACTAGCTTGGACTTACTAACTATGGGCCAAACTGTGAATTATGTGTATGTTTATCTTTCCCCGTTATGCGTAAACACAACTCTCTGATTTGGTTCTGCTGCAGGCAATGGCCTTGAAGTTACTAGCTCGGGTGCAGGCAGTGATAAGTAATTTGTGAGCTTGATTTGCTGGCTCCTTCTGCTTTAGCATGTAAGTACAATTTTTTTGGGCATAATTGTGTCTGATTCTCTTTGGTTTAGTGCCTGCACGTTCTCAGTTCCCCGCAGTAGTGAGAAATCTGCTGTTGCCTGTTGGAAACTGAGCAGGCAGCTACTATACCACAGTACTATCGCATTTCCTCCTACTTTCAGTTCCTTCATGGTTCCTGTACAGCTGCAGATGCATATGGGTACTACATTGATGATCTGATGCAGGTTGGTTGCAGGCAAATGTAAAATCGAAGATGTTTCCAGACCAAGCTTTGTTtcgataaataaataaatccgAAGCTTATCAAGTCTGCAAATCCACTTCCTATGTTGTAATATGATTCTGTAGTCTGTACTCGACTGGATTTTACTGTATGACAAATGAAGTTTGACTGCTTTGCTTCTCGTCAGCTTCGCATAAGTGGTTCTAGTTCCAGAAAATTAAAGCAAAGGGGATAATTCTATGTGTAACTGTGTGCCACAAAATGTTAGCGAAATTGTcggtcttcccatttccaccaAAAAATCTGCTTCTCGCACAGAACTGACACAAGAAATTTGGCAAAGAGGCATCATCCCAATAGTCACTCTCGAAAAAAGTTTATGTCACTAGAACTAATCAAGATCAAGATAGGTGTACAAGTCTCAGGACCATTATTACACACTGCCGGAGGCCGTTGCCCGGTCggtccgctcgccgccggcggggcgtcagtcgtcggcggtggcgagctggACCTGGAGCAGCTCGTCCTCGGGGATGACGCGGATGGTGCAGTCGGAGCGCGGGTAGGCGGCGCAGAGCAGCGCGTACCCCTGCGCCACCACGTCGTCGCTGAGCATGCCGTCGCTCTGGTCCACCTCGCCGGAGACCAGGCGCGCCGGGCACGTCATGCACACGCCGAGCTTGCAGTCGTGCGGCACGTCCAGGCCCTCGTCCAGCGCGCGGGACAGGATGGTCTCgtccccctccacctccaccacgcGGGACTCGCCGCCGTGCTCGATCGTCACCTTGtacgcccgcggcggcgccaggcGAGACGCTACCGGCCGGGCggtggggtggcggcggaggcggaggctgaGGCGTAGGGAGCCAATCGGGGTGGCGAGGTGGAGCAGTGATGCTGAAGCAGCGGCCATGGTGTGCGCCGTGCGCGGGCGGTGCGCGGTACGGCGAGAGGGTGTGACTGAGAGCGAGGAGGTGGTGTGTGTGCCAGAGGATAAGGCTTccgtttttctttctttttctttttgtttatttttcccTGAATAAGTTGTGTGCATGTGGCAGTTGAGCCGTACTTAACGACAGGGAATGAAAAAAGTATTTTTCCCCCAAAAAGTAGGTATTCGGCGAGTAATAATCTActctctccatcctaaattaatAATTTAGATCGTTTTGGTTTCTAATTCATAAACTTCGGatgtataataaaaattataaatctaaaaatatcaaaacaatttacaatttggaacagatggAGTACATCTTCTCTATGCGCGACTACTTCTTTCTATGATTATTAAATAACTAGTGATATATGGTACATACGGGACGCGCTACGTCTTGAGGGGATAAATCTGCCATCAAGTACCAATAAAACTAAAACTAGTAACAACAACTCCAATTTGTACCTCATTTAAGCTCTTACCTT encodes the following:
- the LOC101755397 gene encoding uncharacterized protein LOC101755397, with product MRQSQHYSTRRPRRSPTPHASLLSPSPSPPMATLQLNHIARETSDVPRLAAFYEAVLGFERVPSPNYSGFQVAWLRLPKSPDVALHLIERDPAAAPVAVGPGAEGAPPSQLPRRHHLAFSVADYDGFVTGLKARGTELFEKTQPDGRTRQVFFFDPDGNGLEVTSSGAGSDK
- the LOC101756065 gene encoding uncharacterized protein LOC101756065 codes for the protein MHTTYSGKNKQKEKERKTEALSSGTHTTSSLSVTPSRRTAHRPRTAHTMAAASASLLHLATPIGSLRLSLRLRRHPTARPVASRLAPPRAYKVTIEHGGESRVVEVEGDETILSRALDEGLDVPHDCKLGVCMTCPARLVSGEVDQSDGMLSDDVVAQGYALLCAAYPRSDCTIRVIPEDELLQVQLATADD